Within Candidatus Rokuibacteriota bacterium, the genomic segment GGCGTCGCGCTGACCGCGGCAGTTCCGCAGGATCTCCCGCCCATGCTGGCCGACCCCAACCAGCTCCAGCAGGTGCTGATCAACCTTCTGATGAACGCCCTCGAGGCCACCCCGGCCGGCGGGCGCGTTGGCGTCAGCGCCAATCGCGTGAGTCGCGATGGTCGGGCGGGCGTCACCGTCGCGGTGTCGGACACCGGCTCGGGAATCCCTGTCGACCTGCTATCGCAAGTTTTTGAGCCGTTCTTCACCACGAAGCCCTCGGGGCAGGGGACCGGACTCGGGCTGTCCATCTGCCGGGACATCGTTCGAGAGCACGGCGGAGAGATCCGCGTCGAGAGCCGGCCCGACGAGGGGACGACCTTCACCGTGTGGCTGCCGGCGGAGGCGGGTCAGCCGTGACGCCCCGGATCCTGCTCGTCGACAACGACCCGGAGATGGTGGCGCTCCTCCAGCGTCATCTGGAGGGCGAGGGGTGGGCTGTCACCAGCGCCATCAGCGGGTCCGATGCCCTCGCCGCGCTCCAGCGCGAGGAGTACGCGGTGGTCCTCACGGATCTGGTGATGGATGAGGTGGACGGCCTCGGGGTGCTCCGCGAGGCCCTGCGGATCCAGCCCGCGTCCCGGGTGCTCCTGATGACCGCCTTCGGGAGCCTCGAAACCGCCATCGAGGCCATGCGGCAGGGCGCCTATGACTACCTCACGAAGCCCTTCAAGCTGGCTGAGGTCAGCCTGGCCGTGCGCCGGGCGCTGGAGGACCGACGCCTCCGGGACGAGAACCGCCGGCTCCGGGAGGAAGTAGAGCGGCGCTATCGCTTCGATAACCTGATCGGACGCTCCAAGGCCATGCAGGCGGTCTTCGAGCAGATCCGCGCCGTGGCTGAAAGCGAGGCGACCGTGCTCCTCCTCGGAGAGAGCGGGACCGGGAAGGAACTCGTCGCGCGGGCCATCCACTGGAACAGCGGGCGCCGCGGCGGTGCCTTCGTTCCCGTGAACTGCGCCGCGATTCCGGAGCCCCTCCTCGAGTCCGAGCTGTTCGGTCATGAGAGGGGCGCGTTCACCGGCGCCGACCGCAAGCGCCGCGGCCTGTTCGCCGAGGCCAACGGCGGCACCCTGTTCCTGGACGAAATCGCCGACATGCCGCCAGCGCTCCAGGCCAAGCTCCTGCGCGC encodes:
- a CDS encoding sigma-54-dependent Fis family transcriptional regulator — encoded protein: MVALLQRHLEGEGWAVTSAISGSDALAALQREEYAVVLTDLVMDEVDGLGVLREALRIQPASRVLLMTAFGSLETAIEAMRQGAYDYLTKPFKLAEVSLAVRRALEDRRLRDENRRLREEVERRYRFDNLIGRSKAMQAVFEQIRAVAESEATVLLLGESGTGKELVARAIHWNSGRRGGAFVPVNCAAIPEPLLESELFGHERGAFTGADRKRRGLFAEANGGTLFLDEIADMPPALQAKLLRALQDKAIRPVGASEEMRLDLRVLTATNRDLSALVAEGKFREDLYYRLAVIPIQLPSLRERPEDIPLLALHLLERAGQALGKRFEGFSEEAMAWLLAHRWPGNVREMENMVERAATLAPGPLVTLADLHTEFAPLGPPELGLRPTLAELERQYVRRVLDETKGDKRAAAKILGVSVRTLQRKAKGS